The Stigmatopora argus isolate UIUO_Sarg chromosome 16, RoL_Sarg_1.0, whole genome shotgun sequence genome has a window encoding:
- the nop14 gene encoding nucleolar protein 14 isoform X1 — protein MKVPKKRNLADKVRKVKTSTEIKNNPFEVKINRKKFDVLGRKGKHDVGLPGVSRSKAINKRKNTLLKEYKQKNKNSKFIDRRIGEYDVKMAPEDKILQRFAMERQRAHEKKDMYNLNEEDELTHFGQSLSEMEKFTDMVNSDDESDGKGLLSAELTDSHFGGGGLLRKKTPGESADDDSSPKAKSRQELIEELIHKSKQEKRERQVLKEEAQVLTEKLDEEWKSVQALMVRKKPKDQQEEEKPKIDEYDKMVRELGFEMKAQPSEKLKTPEELAREAQEKLQKLEVDRLRRMMGVEVTEGVPTRSHMSADDLNDGFILDKADKKTLAYQDGKWNLENNEDAEKAEEEQSEEGEEAEEEEEEEERENEDGSASEEEEEEEEEDKNGSAIEEEEEENEEEEEDENGDSDLASEQDSEEDEEVRESKSKEERKAQQEAAKAELPYTFTVPESSQDLEKLLRGHSPDNQRLIVARTQKCNHPSLGMGNKLKLQKLMGFLLEYLGELASRNPPELTTVDKLIPEVYSLCQMFPEAACKSMQKIIRDATRGMDEVIEVKGNSAFPTLDKLIYLKVAALLFPTSDFRHPVTTPALLYIGQALTKCPVRSLEDVTSGLALCCLAVEYVSFSKRFLPELINFLSGILHLAAQDKTTAAGYSVVPPFKKMGKHNNLLVLSNPESLKSWSKERLPLSATLKWKNDIDADHYRLSCTSTCMELLKSCSVLYKDLACFTHIFQPIKTLLSQHISANLLPESLRALQVEILEVLGGTSQAHRHLVFDKKKPVPLKLFTPKIVEVLDYGKKRGVTREQKEEHRMRHKYKKEFKGALREIRKDTRFLATEKLNDIMTRDTERKRKVKELFGSLATQEGEWKALKRMKRK, from the exons ATGAAGGTGCCTAAAAAGCGCAACTTGGCTGACAAAGTTCGCAAAGTTAAGACCTCTACTGAGATCAAAAACAACCCTTTTGAGGTGAAAATTAACCGTAAGAAGTTTGATGTCCTGGGAAGGAAAGGCAAACACGATGTTGGCCTCCCTGGAGTTTCTCGCTCCAAAGCCATCAACAAG AGGAAGAACACGCTCTTGAAGGAGTACAAGCAGAAAAATAAGAACAGCAAGTTCATAGACAGGCGTATCGGGGAGTACGATGTCAAGATGGCACCAGAAGACAAGATCCTTCAGAGGTTTGCCATGGAGAGACAG CGCGCCCATGAGAAGAAGGATATGTACAACCTGAACGAGGAGGACGAGCTGACCCATTTTGGACAATCTCTGTCCGAAATGGAGAAGTTTACCGACATGGTGAACAGCGACGATGAATCGGATGGGAAGGGGCTTTTGTCAG CTGAGCTGACGGACTCACACTTTGGCGGTGGAGGCCTTCTCAGAAAAAAGACCCCCGGAGAGAGTGCTGACGACGACAGCAGTCCTAAAGCCAAGTCCAGACAGGAGCTTATTGAGGAGCTCATTCACAAGTCCAAACAGGAGAAG AGGGAGCGACAGGTACTAAAGGAGGAGGCGCAGGTGCTGACGGAGAAGCTCGATGAGGAGTGGAAAAGTGTTCAGGCGCTGATGGTGCGCAAGAAGCCCAAAGATCAGCAAGAAGAGGAGAAACCTAAG ATAGACGAATATGACAAGATGGTGAGGGAGCTGGGCTTCGAGATGAAAGCTCAGCCTTCGGAGAAGTTGAAGACCCCTGAGGAGCTCGCCAGGGAGGCGCAGGAGAAGCTACAAAAATTGGAG gtgGATCGACTGAGGAGGATGATGGGTGTTGAAGTCACAGAAGGGGTACCGACTCGGAGTCACATGTCAGCTGACGACCTCAACGACGGATTCATTCTTGACAAAGCTGACAAGAAAACTCTGGCCTATCAG GATGGCAAATGGAACCTTGAGAATAATGAAGATGCAGAAAAAGCTGAAGAGGAACAATCTGAGGAAGGAGAGGaggcagaagaagaagaggaggaggaggagagggaaAACGAGGATGGTAGTGCcagcgaggaagaggaggaggaggaagaggaagacaaGAATGGTAGTGCAattgaagaagaagaggaagagaatgaggaggaggaggaagatgagaaTGGGGATTCAGATTTGGCGTCAGAACAAGACAGCGAGGAAGATGAGGAGGTTAGAGAGAGCAAGAGCAAAGAGGAGAGGAAGGCCCAGCAAGAAGCGGCCAAAGCTGAACTTCCGTACACCTTTACTG TTCCAGAAAGCTCCCAAGACCTTGAAAAGCTACTTCGCGGTCACAGCCCTGACAACCAGCGCCTCATTGTGGCTCGGACTCAGAAGTGCAACCACCCCAGTCTGGGTATGGGGAATAAGCTCAAACTGCAG AAACTGATGGGTTTTCTGTTGGAGTACCTGGGAGAACTGGCATCTCGGAATCCACCTGAACTCACGACTGTCGACAAGCTCATTCC AGAGGTGTACAGCCTGTGTCAGATGTTTCCGGAAGCAGCCTGTAAATCCATGCAGAAAATTATTCGAGATGCGACTCGCGGCATGGATGAAGTGATAGAAGTTAAAGGGAATTCTGCTTTCCCAACACTTGACAAG CTAATTTATCTGAAGGTGGCAGCATTGCTGTTTCCTACATCTGACTTCCGACATCCTGTCACTACACCAGCACTGCTTTATATTGGGCAAGCCCTCACAAAG TGTCCAGTGAGGTCATTAGAAGATGTGACTTCAGGTTTAGCATTGTGCTGTCTGGCGGTGGAATATGTCTCCTTTTCCAAGCGCTTCCTGCCCGAGCTTATCAACTTCTTGTCTGGAATTCTGCACCTGGCCGCGCAGGACAAGACTACAGCAG CAGGTTACAGTGTCGTTCCGCCTTTTAAAAAGATgggaaaacacaacaatctgttgGTGCTATCAAATCCGGAATCTTTAAAAAGCTGGAGTAAGGAAAGGTTGCCACTGTCCGCGACGCTGAAGTGGAAGAATGACATTGACGCAGATCACTACAG GTTGTCTTGCACGTCTACGTGCATGGAGCTGCTAAAAAGCTGCTCTGTGCTCTACAAGGACCTGGCCTGCTTCACTCACATCTTTCAGCCAATCAAAACGCTGCTCTCGCAACACATCTCTGCTAATTTATTACCAGAGTCTTTAAGG GCACTTCAAGTGGAGATCTTGGAGGTCCTGGGTGGCACTTCACAAGCCCACAGACACTTGGTATTTGACAAGAAGAAGCCTGTTCCCCTCAAGCTCTTCACGCCCAAAATTGTGGAAGT GTTGGACTATGGAAAGAAGCGCGGGGTGACCAGGGAACAGAAGGAAGAGCATCGAATGCGTCACAAGTACAAGAAAGAGTTCAAGGGAGCGCTGAGGGAGATAAGGAAGGACACCCGCTTCCTTGCCACCGAGAAGCTTAACGACATCATGACAAG GGACAcggagaggaagaggaaggtgAAGGAGCTCTTCGGCAGCTTGGCCACGCAGGAGGGAGAGTGGAAGGCGCTCAAGAggatgaaaaggaagtga
- the LOC144090881 gene encoding uncharacterized protein LOC144090881: MDALKKGFSKAKEGVVVAATKTKQGVTGAAEMTRDGVLFVGNKTVDGVTTVAGKTVDGVSHVGGAMVSGVTTVAHKTVEGAGSIVAATGLVKKDPAKPSDDESAGQAVAESPVDTDTTDATEDDTD; encoded by the exons ATGGATGCGCTGAAGAAAGGATTTAGCAAAGCCAAGGAAGGAGTGGTGGTGGCGGCCACAAAGACCAAGCAAGGAGTGACTGGCGCGGCGGAGATGACCAGAGATGGGGTCCTGTTCGTTG GTAACAAAACAGTGGATGGCGTCACGACAG TTGCAGGTAAAACTGTGGATGGGGTGAGTCACGTGGGCGGTGCAATGGTTTCGGGGGTGACCACTGTAGCCCACAAGACGGTGGAGGGGGCAGGAAGCATTGTTGCCGCCACCGGATTGGTCAAGAAGGATCCTGCTAAACCG AGTGACGACGAATCCGCCGGGCAAGCTGTAGCCGAGTCACCTGTTGACACCGACACCACTGATGCCACTGAG GATGACACAGACTAA
- the nop14 gene encoding nucleolar protein 14 isoform X2, translating into MKVPKKRNLADKVRKVKTSTEIKNNPFEVKINRKKFDVLGRKGKHDVGLPGVSRSKAINKRKNTLLKEYKQKNKNSKFIDRRIGEYDVKMAPEDKILQRFAMERQRAHEKKDMYNLNEEDELTHFGQSLSEMEKFTDMVNSDDESDGKGLLSAELTDSHFGGGGLLRKKTPGESADDDSSPKAKSRQELIEELIHKSKQEKRERQVLKEEAQVLTEKLDEEWKSVQALMVRKKPKDQQEEEKPKIDEYDKMVRELGFEMKAQPSEKLKTPEELAREAQEKLQKLEVDRLRRMMGVEVTEGVPTRSHMSADDLNDGFILDKADKKTLAYQDGKWNLENNEDAEKAEEEQSEEGEEAEEEEEEEERENEDGSASEEEEEEEEEDKNGSAIEEEEEENEEEEEDENGDSDLASEQDSEEDEEVRESKSKEERKAQQEAAKAELPYTFTVPESSQDLEKLLRGHSPDNQRLIVARTQKCNHPSLGMGNKLKLQKLMGFLLEYLGELASRNPPELTTVDKLIPEVYSLCQMFPEAACKSMQKIIRDATRGMDEVIEVKGNSAFPTLDKLIYLKVAALLFPTSDFRHPVTTPALLYIGQALTKCPVRSLEDVTSGLALCCLAVEYVSFSKRFLPELINFLSGILHLAAQDKTTAGYSVVPPFKKMGKHNNLLVLSNPESLKSWSKERLPLSATLKWKNDIDADHYRLSCTSTCMELLKSCSVLYKDLACFTHIFQPIKTLLSQHISANLLPESLRALQVEILEVLGGTSQAHRHLVFDKKKPVPLKLFTPKIVEVLDYGKKRGVTREQKEEHRMRHKYKKEFKGALREIRKDTRFLATEKLNDIMTRDTERKRKVKELFGSLATQEGEWKALKRMKRK; encoded by the exons ATGAAGGTGCCTAAAAAGCGCAACTTGGCTGACAAAGTTCGCAAAGTTAAGACCTCTACTGAGATCAAAAACAACCCTTTTGAGGTGAAAATTAACCGTAAGAAGTTTGATGTCCTGGGAAGGAAAGGCAAACACGATGTTGGCCTCCCTGGAGTTTCTCGCTCCAAAGCCATCAACAAG AGGAAGAACACGCTCTTGAAGGAGTACAAGCAGAAAAATAAGAACAGCAAGTTCATAGACAGGCGTATCGGGGAGTACGATGTCAAGATGGCACCAGAAGACAAGATCCTTCAGAGGTTTGCCATGGAGAGACAG CGCGCCCATGAGAAGAAGGATATGTACAACCTGAACGAGGAGGACGAGCTGACCCATTTTGGACAATCTCTGTCCGAAATGGAGAAGTTTACCGACATGGTGAACAGCGACGATGAATCGGATGGGAAGGGGCTTTTGTCAG CTGAGCTGACGGACTCACACTTTGGCGGTGGAGGCCTTCTCAGAAAAAAGACCCCCGGAGAGAGTGCTGACGACGACAGCAGTCCTAAAGCCAAGTCCAGACAGGAGCTTATTGAGGAGCTCATTCACAAGTCCAAACAGGAGAAG AGGGAGCGACAGGTACTAAAGGAGGAGGCGCAGGTGCTGACGGAGAAGCTCGATGAGGAGTGGAAAAGTGTTCAGGCGCTGATGGTGCGCAAGAAGCCCAAAGATCAGCAAGAAGAGGAGAAACCTAAG ATAGACGAATATGACAAGATGGTGAGGGAGCTGGGCTTCGAGATGAAAGCTCAGCCTTCGGAGAAGTTGAAGACCCCTGAGGAGCTCGCCAGGGAGGCGCAGGAGAAGCTACAAAAATTGGAG gtgGATCGACTGAGGAGGATGATGGGTGTTGAAGTCACAGAAGGGGTACCGACTCGGAGTCACATGTCAGCTGACGACCTCAACGACGGATTCATTCTTGACAAAGCTGACAAGAAAACTCTGGCCTATCAG GATGGCAAATGGAACCTTGAGAATAATGAAGATGCAGAAAAAGCTGAAGAGGAACAATCTGAGGAAGGAGAGGaggcagaagaagaagaggaggaggaggagagggaaAACGAGGATGGTAGTGCcagcgaggaagaggaggaggaggaagaggaagacaaGAATGGTAGTGCAattgaagaagaagaggaagagaatgaggaggaggaggaagatgagaaTGGGGATTCAGATTTGGCGTCAGAACAAGACAGCGAGGAAGATGAGGAGGTTAGAGAGAGCAAGAGCAAAGAGGAGAGGAAGGCCCAGCAAGAAGCGGCCAAAGCTGAACTTCCGTACACCTTTACTG TTCCAGAAAGCTCCCAAGACCTTGAAAAGCTACTTCGCGGTCACAGCCCTGACAACCAGCGCCTCATTGTGGCTCGGACTCAGAAGTGCAACCACCCCAGTCTGGGTATGGGGAATAAGCTCAAACTGCAG AAACTGATGGGTTTTCTGTTGGAGTACCTGGGAGAACTGGCATCTCGGAATCCACCTGAACTCACGACTGTCGACAAGCTCATTCC AGAGGTGTACAGCCTGTGTCAGATGTTTCCGGAAGCAGCCTGTAAATCCATGCAGAAAATTATTCGAGATGCGACTCGCGGCATGGATGAAGTGATAGAAGTTAAAGGGAATTCTGCTTTCCCAACACTTGACAAG CTAATTTATCTGAAGGTGGCAGCATTGCTGTTTCCTACATCTGACTTCCGACATCCTGTCACTACACCAGCACTGCTTTATATTGGGCAAGCCCTCACAAAG TGTCCAGTGAGGTCATTAGAAGATGTGACTTCAGGTTTAGCATTGTGCTGTCTGGCGGTGGAATATGTCTCCTTTTCCAAGCGCTTCCTGCCCGAGCTTATCAACTTCTTGTCTGGAATTCTGCACCTGGCCGCGCAGGACAAGACTACAGCAG GTTACAGTGTCGTTCCGCCTTTTAAAAAGATgggaaaacacaacaatctgttgGTGCTATCAAATCCGGAATCTTTAAAAAGCTGGAGTAAGGAAAGGTTGCCACTGTCCGCGACGCTGAAGTGGAAGAATGACATTGACGCAGATCACTACAG GTTGTCTTGCACGTCTACGTGCATGGAGCTGCTAAAAAGCTGCTCTGTGCTCTACAAGGACCTGGCCTGCTTCACTCACATCTTTCAGCCAATCAAAACGCTGCTCTCGCAACACATCTCTGCTAATTTATTACCAGAGTCTTTAAGG GCACTTCAAGTGGAGATCTTGGAGGTCCTGGGTGGCACTTCACAAGCCCACAGACACTTGGTATTTGACAAGAAGAAGCCTGTTCCCCTCAAGCTCTTCACGCCCAAAATTGTGGAAGT GTTGGACTATGGAAAGAAGCGCGGGGTGACCAGGGAACAGAAGGAAGAGCATCGAATGCGTCACAAGTACAAGAAAGAGTTCAAGGGAGCGCTGAGGGAGATAAGGAAGGACACCCGCTTCCTTGCCACCGAGAAGCTTAACGACATCATGACAAG GGACAcggagaggaagaggaaggtgAAGGAGCTCTTCGGCAGCTTGGCCACGCAGGAGGGAGAGTGGAAGGCGCTCAAGAggatgaaaaggaagtga
- the sgtb gene encoding small glutamine-rich tetratricopeptide repeat-containing protein beta isoform X2, whose protein sequence is MDLAAPQPLMEIFLNSLLKNDNLSLPVTSPSPEDAERAEQLKNEGNNHMKEENFRSAVECYTKAIDLDLGNAVYYCNRAAAHSKLGHYTEATGDCERAIRIDPGYSKAYGRMGLALTAMNKYPEAISYFKKALVLDPDNDTYKSNLKVAEQKQKEVSSPIAAGLGFDMASLINNPAFISMAASVMQNQQVQQLMSGMMSNAVGGPAAGVGGLSDISSLIEAGQQFAQQIQQQNPELIEQLRNHIRSRSFSGSAEEHS, encoded by the exons TGGAAATTTTCCTCAACTCGCTTCTCAAA AACGACAACTTGAGTTTGCCGGTGACATCACCTTCGCCCGAAGATGCAGAACGGGCCGAGCAGTTGAAAAACGAAG GGAATAACCACATGAAGGAGGAGAATTTCCGAAGCGCCGTAGAGTGCTACACCAAGGCCATAGATTTAGACCTGGGGAACGCCGTCTACTACTGTAACAG GGCGGCGGCTCATAGTAAACTGGGCCACTACACAGAGGCGACGGGCGACTGCGAGCGAGCAATCAGGATCGACCCTGGCTACAGCAAAGCGTACGGAAGGATGGG CCTGGCACTGACAGCCATGAACAAATACCCCGAGGCCATTTCCTACTTCAAGAAAGCCCTGGTGCTGGACCCGGACAATGACACGTACAAGTCCAACTTGAAAGTGGCTGAGCAGAAACAGAAGGAAGTCAGCAGTCCC ATAGCCGCTGGTTTGGGATTCGACATGGCCAGTTTAATTAACAACCCTGCTTTCATCAGCATG GCAGCCAGTGTGATGCAGAACCAACAAGTGCAGCAGCT AATGTCAGGAATGATGTCCAACGCTGTGGGAGGCCCGGccgcaggagtaggaggattgAGCGATATTTCCAGTTTGATTGAAGC GGGGCAGCAATTTGCCCAGCAGATCCAGCAGCAGAACCCCGAGCTCATCGAGCAGTTACGCAATCACATCCGGAGTCGATCATTCAGCGGCAGTGCGGAGGAACACTCTTGA
- the trappc13 gene encoding trafficking protein particle complex subunit 13 isoform X2, with protein MDASQAKQEHLLALKVMRLTKPTLFTNLPVTCEERDLPGDLFARLMHDDPSTIKGAETLMLGEMLTLPQNFGNIFLGETFSSYISVHNDSNQVVKEILVKADLQTSSQRLNLSASNSAVAELKPECCIDDVIHHEVKEIGTHILVCAVSYTTQFGDKLYFRKFFKFQVLKPLDVKTKFYNAETDEVFLEAQIQNITTSPMFMEKVSLEPSMMYNVTELNTVTLQDHGVSTFGKMSYLQPMDTRQYLYCLKPKPEYAEKAGVIKGVTVIGKLDIVWKTNLGERGRLQTSQLQRMAPGYGDIRLSMEVIPDTVNLEEPFNIRCKITNCSERTMDLLVEMINTSSIHWCGVSGRSLGKLSPGASLSLPLTLLVSVQGLQSISGLRLTDSFLKRTYEYDDVAQVCVVCPS; from the exons ATGGATGCAAGTCAGGCCAAGCAGGAACATCTACTCGCATTGAAAG TGATGCGACTGACAAAGCCAACACTATTTACCAACCTGCCAGTGACGTGTGAAGAGAGAGACCTACCAG GCGACCTGTTTGCACGACTAATGCACGATGACCCGTCCACCATCAAAGGTGCTGAGACGCTAATGCTGGGTGAGATGCTCACACTGCCACAGAACTTTGG GAACATCTTCTTGGGGGAGACCTTTTCCAGCTACATCAGCGTGCACAATGACAGCAATCAAGTGGTCAAAGAAATCCTTGTCAAG GCCGACCTTCAAACCAGCTCGCAAAGACTCAACCTGTCAGCGTCCAACTCGGCCGTGGCCGAACTCAAACCCGAGTGCTGCATCGACGACGTCATTCACcacgaagtgaaagaaattggAACTCACAT CCTTGTTTGCGCCGTAAGCTACACCACACAATTCGGAGACAAGCTCTACTTCCGCAAGTTCTTCAAATTCCAG GTCCTCAAGCCCCTGGACGTCAAGACAAAGTTTTACAATGCCGAG ACGGACGAGGTGTTCCTAGAGGCCCAGATTCAAAACATCACCACATCGCCCATGTTCATGGAGAAGGTATCGCTAGAGCCGTCAATGATGTACAACGTAACCGAACTCAACACAGTCACGCTCCAAGATCACGG GGTGTCTACATTTGGCAAGATGTCATATCTGCAGCCGATGGACACGCGTCAGTACCTCTATTGCCTGAAACCCAAGCCCGAGTACGCCGAGAAAGCAGGCGTCATCAAGGGCGTTACCGTCATTGGGAAGTTGGACATCGTGTGGAAGACCAACTTGGGAGAGAGAGGACGCCTTCAGACCAGCCAGCTGCAGAGGATG GCTCCAGGGTATGGAGACATCCGTCTCTCCATGGAGGTCATTCCTGACACGGTCAACCTGGAAGAACCTTTTAACATCAGATGTAAGATCACCAACTGCAG CGAAAGGACTATGGACCTTCTAGTGGAGATGATAAACACGTCATCCATCCACTGGTGCGGCGTCTCCGGCCGATCTCTTGGCAAGCTAAGTCCCGGGGCATCACTCTCACTTCCCCTTACGCTACTGGTATCCGTCCAGGGTCTCCAG AGTATTTCTGGATTGAGGCTCACAGACTCGTTCCTGAAGCGTACGTACGAGTACGACGACGTGGCTCAAGTGTGCGTGGTTTGTCCTTCCTAG
- the trappc13 gene encoding trafficking protein particle complex subunit 13 isoform X1, protein MDASQAKQEHLLALKVMRLTKPTLFTNLPVTCEERDLPGDLFARLMHDDPSTIKGAETLMLGEMLTLPQNFGNIFLGETFSSYISVHNDSNQVVKEILVKADLQTSSQRLNLSASNSAVAELKPECCIDDVIHHEVKEIGTHILVCAVSYTTQFGDKLYFRKFFKFQVLKPLDVKTKFYNAESDLSSVTDEVFLEAQIQNITTSPMFMEKVSLEPSMMYNVTELNTVTLQDHGVSTFGKMSYLQPMDTRQYLYCLKPKPEYAEKAGVIKGVTVIGKLDIVWKTNLGERGRLQTSQLQRMAPGYGDIRLSMEVIPDTVNLEEPFNIRCKITNCSERTMDLLVEMINTSSIHWCGVSGRSLGKLSPGASLSLPLTLLVSVQGLQSISGLRLTDSFLKRTYEYDDVAQVCVVCPS, encoded by the exons ATGGATGCAAGTCAGGCCAAGCAGGAACATCTACTCGCATTGAAAG TGATGCGACTGACAAAGCCAACACTATTTACCAACCTGCCAGTGACGTGTGAAGAGAGAGACCTACCAG GCGACCTGTTTGCACGACTAATGCACGATGACCCGTCCACCATCAAAGGTGCTGAGACGCTAATGCTGGGTGAGATGCTCACACTGCCACAGAACTTTGG GAACATCTTCTTGGGGGAGACCTTTTCCAGCTACATCAGCGTGCACAATGACAGCAATCAAGTGGTCAAAGAAATCCTTGTCAAG GCCGACCTTCAAACCAGCTCGCAAAGACTCAACCTGTCAGCGTCCAACTCGGCCGTGGCCGAACTCAAACCCGAGTGCTGCATCGACGACGTCATTCACcacgaagtgaaagaaattggAACTCACAT CCTTGTTTGCGCCGTAAGCTACACCACACAATTCGGAGACAAGCTCTACTTCCGCAAGTTCTTCAAATTCCAG GTCCTCAAGCCCCTGGACGTCAAGACAAAGTTTTACAATGCCGAG aGTGACCTCAGTTCTGTG ACGGACGAGGTGTTCCTAGAGGCCCAGATTCAAAACATCACCACATCGCCCATGTTCATGGAGAAGGTATCGCTAGAGCCGTCAATGATGTACAACGTAACCGAACTCAACACAGTCACGCTCCAAGATCACGG GGTGTCTACATTTGGCAAGATGTCATATCTGCAGCCGATGGACACGCGTCAGTACCTCTATTGCCTGAAACCCAAGCCCGAGTACGCCGAGAAAGCAGGCGTCATCAAGGGCGTTACCGTCATTGGGAAGTTGGACATCGTGTGGAAGACCAACTTGGGAGAGAGAGGACGCCTTCAGACCAGCCAGCTGCAGAGGATG GCTCCAGGGTATGGAGACATCCGTCTCTCCATGGAGGTCATTCCTGACACGGTCAACCTGGAAGAACCTTTTAACATCAGATGTAAGATCACCAACTGCAG CGAAAGGACTATGGACCTTCTAGTGGAGATGATAAACACGTCATCCATCCACTGGTGCGGCGTCTCCGGCCGATCTCTTGGCAAGCTAAGTCCCGGGGCATCACTCTCACTTCCCCTTACGCTACTGGTATCCGTCCAGGGTCTCCAG AGTATTTCTGGATTGAGGCTCACAGACTCGTTCCTGAAGCGTACGTACGAGTACGACGACGTGGCTCAAGTGTGCGTGGTTTGTCCTTCCTAG